The following proteins are encoded in a genomic region of Corylus avellana chromosome ca4, CavTom2PMs-1.0:
- the LOC132179270 gene encoding cytosolic sulfotransferase 5-like, producing the protein MLSLQPPSSTLPNYLQEDELPQECSDVVSSLPRETGWVAKYLHQYQGCWISTRYMKGVLAFQKHFQAHHTDILLVTTPKAGTTWLKAILFALVNRVRYRRDPLQHPLLTNNPHVLVPFLDMNLYTQSQVPDLSSFAFPRLFSTHLPFALLPTSVKDSACKIVYLCRNPKDTFVSLWHFTNKLRPTARGTNSLEEAFDKFCRGVSLYGPYWDNVLGYWKKSLEMPQKILFLKFEEMKEHPAANLRRLAEFLECPFSPEEKAQGVEDNILRLCSFDNLSNLEVNKSGKLPAGEENNAFFRRGEVGDWKNHLTAKMIEKIDRITEEKFDGTGLRV; encoded by the coding sequence ATGCTTTCACTTCAACCACCTTCTTCTACGCTTCCCAACTACTTGCAAGAAGATGAACTGCCGCAAGAATGCAGCGACGTCGTATCCTCCCTGCCTAGAGAAACAGGCTGGGTTGCAAAATATCTCCATCAATACCAAGGTTGTTGGATCTCAACTAGATACATGAAAGGTGTTCTTGCATTCCAAAAACACTTCCAAGCTCACCACACCGACATCCTCCTTGTCACCACTCCCAAAGCCGGCACCACTTGGTTGAAGGCCATCTTGTTCGCCTTGGTCAACCGGGTGCGCTATCGGCGGGACCCTCTACAACACCCTCTGCTCACCAACAACCCTCATGTTCTTGTGCCCTTCTTGGACATGAATCTCTACACTCAAAGCCAGGTTCCGGACCTCTCCTCCTTTGCCTTTCCAAGGCTCTTTTCAACTCATTTGCCTTTTGCTTTGCTGCCGACGTCTGTCAAAGACTCGGCTTGCAAGATTGTGTATTTGTGTAGGAACCCTAAGGACACTTTTGTCTCACTTTGGCACTTCACCAACAAGTTGAGACCAACTGCTCGGGGCACCAATTCACTTGAAGAGGCTTTTGATAAGTTTTGTAGGGGAGTGAGTTTGTACGGGCCTTATTGGGACAATGTTTTGGGATATTGGAAGAAAAGCTTAGAAATGCCTCAAAAGATACTTTTCTTGAAGTTTGAGGAAATGAAAGAGCATCCAGCTGCCAATCTGAGGAGACTAGCTGAGTTCTTGGAGTGCCCTTTTTCCCCAGAAGAAAAGGCCCAAGGCGTAGAGGATAATATCTTAAGATTGTGCAGTTTTGACAATCTGAGCAACTTGGAGGTGAATAAAAGTGGAAAATTGCCTGCCGGCGAGGAGAACAATGCATTTTTTCGTCGCGGTGAGGTTGGAGATTGGAAGAATCACTTGACGGCAAAGATGATAGAAAAAATAGATCGCATCACGGAAGAGAAGTTTGATGGAACTGGACTAAGAGTTTAG